A genomic region of Danio aesculapii chromosome 21, fDanAes4.1, whole genome shotgun sequence contains the following coding sequences:
- the mettl27 gene encoding methyltransferase-like protein 27, which produces MESHSHRMANTSRTFSDVRNVILSAHKNTEAQDKVGFYDTWADSYEQDVAVLDYRAPLLAAECVSSFFSGDREKATVLDVACGTGLVSKHLRRMGFHHFDGVDGSLRMLEGAKKTGLYQQLMQCLLGQDEIPVKAETYDVVIIVGALSVGQVPLKAIRELWDATKPGGYVCMTTRANTDNQKYKAELEQMIKALEEEQKWRSVSVVEVEEWERGVSEQDTGYIPGAVYLYQKSFYNFRST; this is translated from the exons ATGGAGTCACACAGCCACAG GATGGCAAACACCAGCCGGACCTTTTCTGATGTGAGAAATGTGATTCTGTCAGCTCATAAAAACACAGAGGCCCAGGATAAGGTGGGCTTCTACGACACCTGGGCTGATAGCTATGAGCAG GACGTAGCTGTGCTGGATTACCGAGCTCCATTGCTGGCAGCCGAGTGTGTGAGCTCATTTTTCAGCGGTGACAGAGAGAAGGCCACTGTCCTGGATGTGGCCTGTGGAACGGGACTGGTCTCCAAACAC TTGAGGAGAATGGGGTTTCATCACTTCGATGGAGTAGATGGAAGCCTGAGGATGCTGGAGGGGGCAAAGAAAACAGGACTTTATCAGCAGCTTATGCAATGCCTGCTGGGTCAAGATGAAATTCCTGTTAAAGCCG AAACGTAtgatgttgttataattgttgGAGCTCTAAGTGTTGGACAGGTGCCTTTGAAAGCCATCAGAGAGCTCTGGGATGCTACAAAACCAG GCGGTTATGTGTGCATGACTACAAGAGCCAACACTGATAACCAAAAGTACAAGGCTGAGTTGGAGCAAATGATCAAAGCATTGGAGGAAGAGCAGAAATGGAGGAGTGTGAGTGTTGTTGAGGTGGAGGAGTGGGAGAGAGGCGTATCAGAACAGGACACTGGGTACATTCCTGGGGCCGTTTATCTGTATCAGAAAAGCTTTTATAATTTTAGGAGCACATGA
- the cldn30 gene encoding uncharacterized protein cldn30 has protein sequence MASVGLQLLATVLAIIGWLGEIVICALPMWKVTAFIGNNIVTAQIFWEGLWMNCVQQSTGQMQCKVYDSMLALPQDLQAARALVVISIIVTFMGVFLTIAGGKCTNCIEDRDAKAKVVVAAGVFFLVGGILCLIPVCWSANSVIKDFYNPTLSDAQKRDIFTMASLGMHMLASALALMGWTAALLCCILPMWRVTAFIGTTIVTSEIMWEGIWMSCVVQSTGQIQCKPYESTLALDVNLQASRALMVMSVIVGAVGLILTFIGGKCTIFLIRSERSKTKMVTAAGAILIIAGILCLIPPSWSAGMVVKAFYNPQLADPQRRELGGAIYLGWGGAIVLILSGGILCTSKCKDKPEDDTGPSVKYLVVRSSQAGSSRPGSQRMHPISVRSLQSGAPSVRSQWSQKAPFIQGRPQSVGSNQSRPTPTKSQLASFESMPVSEQDEGMSTKSQLIHNGFIH, from the exons ATGGCATCTGTTGGGCTTCAGCTTTTGGCCACTGTCCTGGCGATCATCGGCTGGTTGGGTGAAATCGTCATTTGCGCGCTCCCCATGTGGAAGGTGACGGCTTTCATTGGCAACAACATCGTGACTGCGCAGATCTTCTGGGAAGGCCTCTGGATGAACTGCGTGCAGCAAAGCACAGGTCAGATGCAGTGCAAGGTCTACGACTCCATGCTGGCTCTACCTCAAGACCTCCAGGCCGCCCGAGCTCTCGTGGTCATCTCCATAATCGTCACTTTTATGGGTGTCTTCCTGACTATCGCTGGAGGAAAGTGCACCAATTGCATTGAGGACCGAGACGCGAAGGCCAAAGTCGTGGTCGCCGCTGGAGTGTTCTTCCTGGTCGGTGGAATTCTATGCTTGATCCCGGTGTGCTGGTCCGCGAACTCCGTCATCAAGGACTTCTACAACCCAACTCTGTCCGATGCTCAGAAACGGGA CATTTTCA CAATGGCGTCCCTCGGCATGCACATGCTGGCGAGCGCTTTGGCTCTAATGGGATGGACCGCAGCCCTCCTGTGCTGCATCCTGCCAATGTGGCGAGTGACGGCCTTCATCGGAACCACCATCGTCACCTCAGAGATCATGTGGGAAGGCATCTGGATGAGCTGCGTGGTACAAAGCACAGGCCAAATCCAGTGCAAGCCATACGAATCCACGCTCGCTCTGGATGTGAATCTGCAGGCTTCTCGGGCCCTCATGGTTATGTCCGTCATTGTGGGAGCTGTGGGCCTCATTTTGACCTTCATTGGAGGAAAGTGCACCATTTTTCTGATCCGATCTGAAAGATCCAAAACGAAGATGGTCACAGCGGCTGGTGCCATTTTAATCATTGCAGGAATTCTCTGTTTGATCCCACCCTCATGGTCGGCTGGCATGGTGGTAAAGGCGTTTTACAATCCACAGCTAGCAGATCCACAGCGCAGGGAGCTTGGAGGGGCCATTTATCTTGGTTGGGGGGGAGCCATCGTCCTCATATTGAGTGGAGGAATCCTTTGCACCTCCAAATGTAAAGACAAACCAGAGGATGACACCGGTCCTTCGGTGAAGTATCTGGTCGTGCGATCTTCGCAGGCAGGATCCAGCAGGCCGGGCTCTCAAAGGATGCATCCCATCTCTGTGAGGTCACTCCAGAGTGGTGCCCCATCTGTGAGGTCCCAGTGGAGTCAGAAAGCCCCTTTTATTCAGGGCAGACCTCAGTCTGTAGGCTCCAACCAAAGCAGACCAACACCTACAAAGTCACAGCTTGCCAGTTTTGAATCAATGCCAGTGTCTGAGCAGGACGAGGGGATGTCAACAAAGTCCCAGCTGATTCATAATGGTTTCATACACTGA
- the cldn28 gene encoding claudin-like protein ZF-A89: MRTRQFVAAFLALVGLCGTILICALPMWKVSAFVGANIVTAQVYWQGLWMNCVLQSTGHMQCMAYYSVLALTQDLQAARGLICASIGVSVIAFGMMVVGANCTRFYREDQLKKTNIGISAGTLYIVGGVMCLVAVCWQTSIIVMNFYNPQAIAGTQGELGACIYIGWVAGFLLIIGGGLLLSTYSNRCC; encoded by the coding sequence ATGAGGACACGACAGTTCGTGGCTGCATTCCTGGCTTTGGTGGGCCTGTGCGGGACCATCCTGATTTGTGCCTTGCCCATGTGGAAAGTGTCAGCTTTCGTTGGAGCGAACATTGTGACGGCACAGGTCTACTGGCAAGGTTTGTGGATGAACTGCGTCTTGCAAAGCACCGGCCACATGCAGTGCATGGCGTATTACTCCGTTCTGGCTTTGACTCAAGATCTCCAGGCCGCTCGAGGTTTGATTTGTGCTTCTATCGGTGTCAGTGTCATTGCCTTTGGAATGATGGTTGTTGGAGCCAATTGTACACGCTTTTACAGAGAAGATCAGCTTAAAAAGACCAACATTGGAATATCTGCTGGCACACTGTATATAGTTGGAGGTGTAATGTGCCTTGTTGCTGTCTGCTGGCAGACGTCTATTATTGTCATGAACTTTTATAATCCTCAAGCAATAGCAGGGACACAAGGAGAGCTGGGAGCCTGCATCTATATAGGATGGGTTGCTGGGTTTTTGCTAATTATTGGCGGTGGACTGCTTCTAAGTACATACTCAAACCGATGTTGTTGA
- the cldn29 gene encoding claudin 29: MPSLGMQILGVALTFVGTLGSIITCVLPMWRVTAFIGNNIVTAQMIWEGLWMVCVVQSTGQMQCKLHESMLALEPDLQAARALLVLSILLSVLAVLLAVVGGKCTTCIENKSAKARVVVSAGVIFLLSGLLCLTPVCWTAHNTIRDFYNPLLQDAQRRELGAALYTGWGSSGLMLIGGAILCCQCPPKEQRPFVAKYPTPKSNGSDKEFV, translated from the coding sequence ATGCCATCTTTGGGGATGCAGATTTTAGGAGTTGCCCTGACGTTTGTTGGGACGCTTGGGTCGATCATAACCTGCGTCCTCCCTATGTGGAGGGTCACAGCCTTCATCGGCAACAATATCGTGACGGCGCAGATGATCTGGGAGGGTTTATGGATGGTCTGTGTGGTGCAGAGCACTGGTCAGATGCAGTGTAAACTCCACGAATCGATGCTCGCGCTGGAACCGGACCTGCAAGCCGCGCGCGCTCTGCTCGTGCTCTCCATCCTGCTCTCCGTCCTGGCTGTCCTCCTGGCGGTCGTCGGAGGCAAATGCACCACCTGTATCGAAAATAAATCCGCCAAGGCAAGAGTTGTCGTATCTGCGGGGGTGATTTTCCTCCTCTCCGGACTGCTGTGCCTCACTCCGGTCTGCTGGACGGCGCACAACACAATTCGGGATTTCTACAACCCGCTGCTGCAGGACGCGCAGAGGCGCGAGCTCGGGGCTGCGCTCTACACCGGCTGGGGTTCCTCAGGGTTGATGCTCATCGGTGGAGCGATACTGTGCTGCCAGTGTCCGCCCAAAGAACAGCGACCGTTCGTGGCGAAATACCCGACACCGAAATCAAACGGCTCCGACAAAGAATTTGTATAA